Genomic segment of Gammaproteobacteria bacterium:
CGCCCTGCGCAAGGCCGGCATCAAGGCCGATATCGATGTACATCTGATGGTCAAGCCGGTCGATCGCATCATCCCCGACTTCGCCAAGGCCGGCGCGACCTATATCACCTTTCATCCCGAGGCGAGCGAGCACATCGACCGTACCTTGCAGCTCATCAAGGCGGAAGGCTGCAAATCCGGCCTGGTGTTCAACCCCGCCACCCCGCTGGACTACCTGAAGTACGTCATGGACAAGGTCGACATGATCCTGCTGATGTCGGTCAACCCGGGCTTCGGCGGCCAGAGCTTCATCCCGGCGACCCTCGATAAGCTCCGCGAGGCACGCAAGCTGATCGACCTCTCCGGGCGCGACATCCGTCTGGAGATCGATGGCGGCGTGAAGGTCGACAATATCCGCGAGATCGCGGCGGCGGGCGCCGATACCTTCGTCGCCGGCTCGGCCATCTTCAATGCCGCGAAAGAGGGGGATCCCAACCGCTATGACAGCGTCGTCAAGGCCATGCGCGACGAGCTGGCGAAGGCCGTCAAATAGACAACCCAATACCCTGTAGGAGCGGCCCTGGCCGCGAGTACATTCGGAGAGTCAGCCTGTTCGCGGCCAAGGCCGCGTCTACAGGGTGCAGAGATTCATGCTGAAAAAACCACACATGATCCTGATCGACGTGGACGGC
This window contains:
- the rpe gene encoding ribulose-phosphate 3-epimerase, translating into MADYKIAPSILSADFARLGEEVKNVLDAGADIVHFDVMDNHYVPNLTIGPLVCDALRKAGIKADIDVHLMVKPVDRIIPDFAKAGATYITFHPEASEHIDRTLQLIKAEGCKSGLVFNPATPLDYLKYVMDKVDMILLMSVNPGFGGQSFIPATLDKLREARKLIDLSGRDIRLEIDGGVKVDNIREIAAAGADTFVAGSAIFNAAKEGDPNRYDSVVKAMRDELAKAVK